The Nocardioides ginsengisegetis region CCGGTCCGGCCTGGATCCGCTCGGTCTCCTTGAGCGTGCCGCTCATGCTGCCTCCTCCGCGCTCAGCTGGGAGCGGACGATCTCCCGGTAGGTCTCGCACGTCTCGAGCAGCTCGTCGTGCGTGCCGCGGCCGACGACCTGGCCGTCCTCGACGACGAGGATCAGGTCGGCGTCGCGGATGGTCGAGACCCGCTGGGCCACGATCAGCACCGTCGCGTCGCGGGTCACCGGCTTGAGCGCGCCCCGCAGCCGGGCGTCGGTGGCGAGGTCGAGGGCGGAGAAGGAGTCGTCGAAGAGGTAGATCTCGGGCTTGCGCACCAAGGCCCGCGCGATCGCGAGCCGCTGGCGCTGGCCGCCGCTGACGTTGGTGCCGCCCTGGGCGATGGGGCTGTCGAGCCCCTCCGGCATCGCCGCGACGAAGTCGCGGCCCTGCGCGATCTCCAACGCCGCCCACAGCTCCTCGTCGGTCGCGTCGGGGTTGCCGTGGCGCAGGTTGGACGCGACCGTCCCGGAGAAGAGGTAGGCCTTCTGCGGCACCAGTCCGAGCACCGACCAGAGCAGGTCGGGGTCGAGGTCGCGGACGTCCTCGCCGTCGACCAGCACCCGGCCACCGGTCACGTCGAAGAGCCGCGCCACGAGGTTCACCATCGTGCTCTTGCCGGCGCCGGTCGACCCGATGACGGCCACCGTCTGGCCCGGCTGCGCCTCGAACGACACCCGTCGTACGACGGGGACGTCGGCGCCCGGGTAGGTGAACTCGACGTCCTCGAACCGCAGCGTGCCGTGCTCGACGACGTGCTGGACCGGGGCGGCCGGCGGCACGACGGAGGTCTCGGTGTCGAGCACCTCCATGATCCGGTCGGCGCAGACGGCCGAGCGCGGCACCATCATCAGCATGAAGGTCGCCATCATCACCGACATCAGGATCTGCACGAGGTAGGCCAGGAACGCCGTCAGCGCGCCGACCTGCATGTCGCCGTTGGCCACCCGGTGGCCGCCGAACCACAGCACCGCCACCGAGGAGACGTTGAGGATCAGCATCACGGCGGGGAACATCGTGGCCAGCCAGCGCCCGGCCCGCACCGCGACGACGGTGAGGTCCTGGTTGGCGGCGGCGAAGCGCTCGGTCTCGTGCGGCTCGCGGACGAACGCGCGGACCACCCGGACGCCGGTGATCTGCTCGCGGAGCAGCCGGTTGACCTCGTCGATGCGCTCCTGCATGACGCGGAAGCTCGGCACCATCCGGGTCACGATGAAGGCCACCGACCCGAGCAGGGCCGGGATGGCCAGCGCGAGCAGCCAGGACAGGCCGAGGTCCTCGCGCATCGCCATCACGACACCGCCGACCATCATGATCGGCGCGGCCACCATGAGCGTGCACGACATCAGCACCAGCATCTGCACCTGCTGGACGTCGTTGGTCTCGCGGGTGATCAGGCTCGGGGCGCCGAAGTGCTGCACCTCGCGCTGCGAGAACGACCCGACCCGCTGGAAGATCTCGGACCGCACGTCGCGGCCGAAGCCCATCGCCGTCCGGGCGGAGAACCAGACGGCGGCGACCGAGCAGCCGATCTGCAGCATCGCGACGGCGAGCATCACGCCGCCGGTGCGCAGGATGTAGTGGACGTCGCCCTGGGTGACGCCCTTGTCGATGATGTCGGCGTTGAGGCTGGGCAGGTAGAGCGCGGCCACCGTGCCGGTGAACTGCAGCAGCACGACCAGCGCGAGCAGGCCCTTGTAGGGCTGGAGGTAGGTGCGGACGAGGCGGATCAGCATCAGTGGTTCCCTGGCTCGGCGATGCCCCGGAGGACGACGTCGGCGACCTCGTCGGGGGTGAAGGGGTGTTCGGAGAACGGCATGCCCGGGTGCCATGCGCCGAAGACGAGGCTGCGCAGGACCAGGGCTGCCGTGGCGGGCGCGACCCGCAGCTCGGCGGCGTGCGGCGCGAAGAGCACCTCGGTGAGGTTGAGCATCAGCTGGCGGTTGGACTCCACGATGAACGCGGGCGGGCCGGGCTTCTCGTGCTTGGCCTGCTTGTCGGGGCCCTCGGCCATGAAGACCGACCGCAGCGCCATCATCACGAGCATGCCCTGCTCCATCCGGGCCACCAGTCGCTCCACGACCAGCACCATCTGGGCCCGCAGGTCGGCGGTGCCCGCGAGGTAGGCCGCCATCTCCTCGCGGCCGCCGGGCGGGTTCATCACTCGCTCCGCCACGGTCATGAACAGCTCGCGCTTGTCCTTGAAGACCCGGAAGATCGTGCCCTCCGCGATGCCGGCGGCCTCGGCGATCTCCTTGGTCGTCACCGTGCCGCCCTGCTGGGCCAGCAGTGGCACGGTCGCCGCCACGATCGCGTCGCGCCGCTCGTCGGGCGACATCGGCCGCGCCCGCTCACCTCGGGGAGTCATGCCCCGCATCGT contains the following coding sequences:
- a CDS encoding TetR/AcrR family transcriptional regulator, with translation MTPRGERARPMSPDERRDAIVAATVPLLAQQGGTVTTKEIAEAAGIAEGTIFRVFKDKRELFMTVAERVMNPPGGREEMAAYLAGTADLRAQMVLVVERLVARMEQGMLVMMALRSVFMAEGPDKQAKHEKPGPPAFIVESNRQLMLNLTEVLFAPHAAELRVAPATAALVLRSLVFGAWHPGMPFSEHPFTPDEVADVVLRGIAEPGNH
- a CDS encoding ABC transporter ATP-binding protein, producing MLIRLVRTYLQPYKGLLALVVLLQFTGTVAALYLPSLNADIIDKGVTQGDVHYILRTGGVMLAVAMLQIGCSVAAVWFSARTAMGFGRDVRSEIFQRVGSFSQREVQHFGAPSLITRETNDVQQVQMLVLMSCTLMVAAPIMMVGGVVMAMREDLGLSWLLALAIPALLGSVAFIVTRMVPSFRVMQERIDEVNRLLREQITGVRVVRAFVREPHETERFAAANQDLTVVAVRAGRWLATMFPAVMLILNVSSVAVLWFGGHRVANGDMQVGALTAFLAYLVQILMSVMMATFMLMMVPRSAVCADRIMEVLDTETSVVPPAAPVQHVVEHGTLRFEDVEFTYPGADVPVVRRVSFEAQPGQTVAVIGSTGAGKSTMVNLVARLFDVTGGRVLVDGEDVRDLDPDLLWSVLGLVPQKAYLFSGTVASNLRHGNPDATDEELWAALEIAQGRDFVAAMPEGLDSPIAQGGTNVSGGQRQRLAIARALVRKPEIYLFDDSFSALDLATDARLRGALKPVTRDATVLIVAQRVSTIRDADLILVVEDGQVVGRGTHDELLETCETYREIVRSQLSAEEAA